The following coding sequences are from one Desulfosporosinus orientis DSM 765 window:
- a CDS encoding molybdopterin-dependent oxidoreductase: MFVKITRHVCPLNCYDTCSILAHVDNDRLIKVSGDPLQSYTLGTLCSKGYSLTEHTYHPDRILYPLRQSSRGSENWKRITWEEALQEISGKILEIYQKDSNLLPLALLDGKANTGVLARSLSHMLSSISPITQIENPHSGGAVLDAQLLDFGGYSQKDPEDMKKADLIVLWGVNPASTAIHQMRILQQARNRGTKVILIDVFPSVTADKVDKAIFVKPGGDGALALAILRELMLKSSLNYHFLFRESEGWENLRDWLLETDPEQMRNVAGISGEVITYLANEIRRCSTTVFWIGKGLQKYTNSGQNIRAIHALAVAGGLMKDCGGGIYTSHSVDFLFNDIWGSDLINNRKMNFSSFMLHHKALDPGIRMLWVTQSNPLVQGTELQAFRKMMSSLDLIVTTEHFLTPTARYSDIVLPAATLFEMEDIIAGGWHQWLGLNEQAITPLGEVRSELEIAQALSRVLNKAFPGVCPFPADRAISDWLRLAVPPQLCRQLGIDTYKELKNGPQKIPLKKLADNSQLQRKYRFVVPEAMELGCPEIPSIIAPVSPPESYPYRLICVRQADRLNSQFGNLSWLLEGQVRDEIILNKELAGLKKIVSGDQVSVYNQWGEITLKAKVSQEFPDNIVVCSARQDLNVKSINNLIGGRETDMGKATNGVFDMAFHETFVNIVRS, translated from the coding sequence ATGTTTGTGAAGATTACCAGACACGTTTGTCCCCTTAATTGTTATGATACTTGCAGTATATTAGCGCATGTAGACAATGACCGGCTTATTAAGGTGTCCGGTGATCCCCTTCAGTCTTATACACTCGGCACGCTTTGTTCAAAAGGTTATAGCTTAACTGAGCATACTTATCATCCTGATAGAATTCTCTATCCTTTACGGCAAAGTTCCCGTGGTTCGGAAAATTGGAAGAGGATAACGTGGGAAGAGGCTTTACAAGAGATATCTGGGAAGATTCTCGAGATTTACCAGAAGGATAGCAATCTTTTACCTCTAGCACTATTGGATGGGAAGGCCAATACAGGAGTGTTAGCTCGTTCTCTATCGCATATGCTGTCTTCGATAAGTCCGATTACCCAAATTGAAAATCCGCATAGCGGGGGGGCAGTATTAGATGCCCAATTACTGGATTTTGGCGGGTATAGTCAAAAGGATCCCGAAGATATGAAAAAGGCAGACCTGATTGTTCTCTGGGGTGTAAACCCTGCCTCAACTGCAATTCATCAAATGAGAATTCTACAGCAAGCGCGAAATCGGGGAACGAAAGTTATCCTTATTGATGTGTTTCCTTCAGTAACAGCGGACAAAGTTGACAAAGCGATTTTCGTCAAACCAGGTGGTGATGGTGCGCTTGCCTTGGCTATCTTACGTGAATTGATGTTAAAAAGCAGTCTAAACTATCATTTTCTCTTTCGTGAATCGGAAGGATGGGAAAATTTACGGGACTGGCTTTTGGAAACCGATCCAGAACAAATGCGTAATGTGGCTGGAATTTCTGGTGAAGTAATTACGTATTTGGCAAACGAAATACGCCGTTGTTCGACAACTGTATTTTGGATTGGTAAAGGGTTACAAAAGTATACCAATAGCGGACAAAATATTCGCGCAATACATGCACTTGCTGTTGCTGGTGGGCTTATGAAAGATTGCGGAGGGGGAATTTACACCTCACATTCCGTGGATTTTTTGTTTAATGATATATGGGGCTCAGATTTAATAAATAATCGGAAGATGAATTTCTCTTCATTCATGCTTCATCATAAGGCCCTTGACCCCGGCATCCGAATGCTTTGGGTCACGCAAAGCAATCCGTTGGTCCAAGGAACTGAGCTTCAGGCTTTTCGGAAGATGATGAGCAGTCTGGATTTGATTGTAACAACAGAACATTTCCTTACTCCGACAGCACGCTATAGTGACATTGTCCTTCCGGCTGCAACATTATTTGAGATGGAAGATATTATAGCAGGAGGCTGGCACCAGTGGCTTGGTTTGAACGAACAAGCGATTACACCATTGGGAGAGGTACGTTCTGAGTTGGAAATTGCCCAAGCACTATCACGGGTTCTAAATAAAGCGTTCCCTGGAGTTTGTCCGTTTCCGGCAGATCGTGCAATATCAGATTGGCTTCGCCTGGCAGTTCCCCCGCAATTATGCCGGCAATTGGGAATTGACACCTATAAAGAATTAAAAAATGGCCCCCAAAAAATTCCGCTAAAGAAGTTAGCAGATAATTCTCAACTACAAAGAAAGTATAGATTCGTCGTCCCCGAAGCGATGGAACTTGGTTGTCCGGAAATACCGAGTATAATAGCACCGGTATCCCCACCGGAAAGTTATCCATATCGTCTTATCTGTGTGCGCCAAGCGGATCGCCTTAATTCTCAATTTGGAAATTTAAGTTGGTTACTTGAAGGACAAGTAAGAGATGAAATTATTTTGAACAAGGAATTGGCTGGATTAAAGAAAATTGTTTCCGGGGATCAGGTATCCGTTTATAACCAATGGGGCGAAATTACGTTAAAAGCCAAAGTGAGCCAAGAGTTTCCTGATAATATTGTTGTTTGTTCGGCCAGGCAGGATTTAAACGTAAAAAGCATAAACAACCTAATAGGCGGACGTGAAACCGATATGGGGAAAGCTACCAATGGAGTTTTTGATATGGCCTTCCATGAGACATTTGTAAATATTGTTCGCAGTTAG